A window of the Kosakonia sp. BYX6 genome harbors these coding sequences:
- a CDS encoding YceK/YidQ family lipoprotein: MKTILIVSALFCGVVLTGCSSVMSHTGGKEGVYPGTRASSEMLSDDDTGIGTKSLVALDMPFTAIMDTLLLPWDLFRRDNSVKSRVEKSERENRATNSLIPPAPMPAH, from the coding sequence ATGAAAACAATTCTTATAGTTTCTGCATTGTTTTGCGGGGTGGTACTAACGGGGTGTTCCAGCGTGATGTCGCATACGGGCGGCAAAGAGGGCGTTTACCCTGGCACGCGCGCCAGTTCGGAGATGTTATCGGACGATGACACCGGGATTGGCACCAAGTCGCTGGTGGCGCTGGATATGCCTTTCACCGCCATCATGGACACTCTGCTGCTGCCGTGGGATCTCTTTCGCCGGGATAACTCGGTCAAATCGCGGGTCGAAAAAAGCGAGCGGGAAAACAGAGCCACTAACTCGCTGATCCCGCCCGCGCCAATGCCTGCGCACTAA
- the ibpA gene encoding small heat shock chaperone IbpA, whose product MRNFDLSPLYRSAIGFDRLFNLLENNPNQSNNGYPPYNVELVDENHYRIAIAVAGFAESELDITAQDNLLVVKGSHTAEQKERSYLYQGIAERNFERKFQLAENIHVNGANLVNGLLYIELERVIPEEKKPRRIEIN is encoded by the coding sequence ATGCGTAACTTTGATCTTTCCCCACTGTATCGTTCAGCTATCGGTTTTGATCGCCTGTTTAACCTGTTAGAAAACAACCCGAACCAGAGCAACAACGGTTACCCTCCATACAACGTTGAGTTAGTGGATGAAAACCACTATCGCATCGCTATCGCTGTGGCAGGCTTCGCCGAGAGCGAACTGGACATTACCGCGCAGGACAATCTGCTGGTGGTGAAAGGTTCCCATACCGCCGAGCAGAAAGAGCGCAGCTATCTCTACCAGGGCATCGCCGAACGTAACTTCGAGCGTAAATTCCAACTGGCAGAAAACATTCACGTCAACGGCGCCAATCTGGTGAACGGCCTGCTCTATATCGAGCTGGAACGCGTTATCCCGGAAGAGAAAAAACCGCGCCGTATCGAAATTAACTAA
- the ibpB gene encoding small heat shock chaperone IbpB: MRNYDLSPLLRQWIGFDKLANALQSTTEQQAFPPYNIEKGDDNHYRITLALAGFRQEELDIQLENGRLTIKGTPEKPANEPKWLHQGLVIQPFSLSFTLADFMEVSGATFTNGLLHIDLLRNVPESAAPQRIAISERPALNS, from the coding sequence ATGCGTAACTATGATTTATCCCCACTTCTGCGCCAGTGGATTGGTTTTGACAAATTAGCCAACGCGCTGCAAAGCACCACCGAGCAACAGGCGTTCCCGCCCTACAACATTGAAAAGGGCGATGATAACCACTATCGCATTACCCTTGCGCTGGCGGGTTTCCGTCAGGAAGAGCTGGATATCCAGCTGGAGAACGGTCGCCTGACCATCAAAGGCACCCCGGAAAAACCGGCCAACGAACCGAAATGGCTCCATCAAGGGCTGGTGATTCAGCCGTTCAGCCTGAGCTTTACGCTGGCGGATTTTATGGAAGTTTCTGGCGCAACCTTTACCAACGGCTTACTGCATATCGATTTGCTGCGTAACGTGCCGGAAAGCGCCGCGCCGCAGCGCATCGCCATCAGCGAACGCCCGGCGTTGAATAGCTAA
- a CDS encoding AAA family ATPase: MLGEQLEIEGLIGVGRAQLALEPDQHIYTFIGPNGVGKTKMLEALFQVLFFNNELVKKALTSHDPAFFSFKSFSTNRPELSVLQTEGNYSPPWPIARKFLPASLAHHLPVVFLGAQSRGTITQENGIPNIALGALETRRRVYFQSLARQMQFDFGSMNMSASIQEWFISIARSSNRWQKSEDNREIEISTVLRLLHEIDARIDPEFMEIGGDDRVSLKVDGQIREISQLSSGFTSILKLIQAIVSGYSYFTNESNIQRVKGVVFIDEIESHLHLSWQANIIPLLKKLFPNTTFYITTHSSIVLAQLKEGEAYNLYRDEDGIVKTKKIAAPNKAALADILKDLFSVDINQMKLENSSVYSVA, encoded by the coding sequence ATGCTTGGCGAACAGCTTGAGATTGAAGGACTTATCGGCGTAGGGCGCGCTCAATTAGCACTCGAACCCGACCAGCATATTTATACCTTTATTGGTCCTAACGGCGTGGGTAAAACCAAAATGCTGGAAGCGCTGTTCCAGGTCTTATTTTTTAATAATGAGCTGGTAAAAAAAGCACTGACCTCGCATGACCCGGCTTTTTTCAGCTTCAAATCATTCTCCACAAATCGCCCTGAGTTATCCGTTCTGCAAACAGAAGGGAATTATTCTCCACCCTGGCCGATTGCTCGTAAATTCTTGCCTGCGTCGTTGGCGCATCACCTTCCAGTCGTTTTTCTGGGTGCCCAGTCTCGTGGGACGATAACGCAGGAAAATGGGATTCCTAACATCGCTTTAGGCGCGCTGGAAACACGTAGAAGGGTCTATTTCCAGTCTCTGGCAAGGCAGATGCAATTTGATTTCGGCTCCATGAATATGTCCGCCAGTATTCAGGAGTGGTTTATCTCAATTGCCCGTTCATCTAATCGTTGGCAGAAAAGTGAAGATAACCGCGAAATAGAAATTTCGACGGTTCTGCGGTTATTGCATGAAATCGACGCGCGAATTGACCCGGAGTTTATGGAAATTGGCGGCGATGATCGGGTCAGCTTAAAAGTTGACGGGCAGATTCGCGAGATAAGCCAATTAAGCTCTGGCTTTACTTCCATCCTTAAGCTGATTCAGGCCATCGTTTCGGGTTATAGCTATTTCACGAATGAAAGCAACATTCAGAGGGTGAAGGGCGTTGTTTTTATTGATGAGATAGAAAGTCATCTGCATCTTTCCTGGCAGGCGAACATCATTCCGTTGTTGAAGAAATTGTTCCCCAACACCACTTTTTACATCACCACGCACTCATCCATTGTCCTCGCGCAGCTTAAAGAAGGCGAAGCGTATAACCTTTACCGGGATGAGGATGGGATTGTTAAAACCAAAAAAATAGCCGCACCGAATAAAGCCGCCCTGGCTGATATTCTGAAAGATTTGTTTAGCGTTGATATTAACCAGATGAAGCTTGAGAACAGCAGCGTGTACTCTGTTGCCTGA
- the oxlT gene encoding oxalate/formate MFS antiporter — MTNTTLTNAVVTSPAKKWVQLALGLLCMVSISSPQYVWALLTRPFMEKLGVPLAEIQLTFSLLIILQTFFSPFQGRLIDKFGPRRLIAIGTVLSGVSWMLTATISSLTELYLYYGVLGGLGTGIVYIGVVGLMVRWFPEKRGFATGMVAAGYGMGAILTTFPVTQSLAAKGLENTLWQFGLVMAVVGFLASQGLRAPQRVSTQEINSNLTMSDKSFTSKEMLRKPLFWLMFVMMTMMSTSGLMVTSQMAIFAEDFGITAVTVMGMAALPLAMTIDRFMNGLTRPVCGYISDRIGRENMMFVAFGLEGCAMALWLLCKDDPLLFVLLSGVVFFGWGEIFSLFPATLTDTFGTQHATSNYGWLYISQGIGSIFGGPLAALMYQQTGSWNLVFGCAITLDILCALLAFFVLKPWRQRFLQRVRA; from the coding sequence ATGACAAATACAACCTTAACCAACGCGGTGGTGACAAGCCCGGCAAAGAAATGGGTGCAACTGGCGCTCGGCTTACTGTGCATGGTGTCGATTTCCAGCCCGCAGTATGTCTGGGCGCTGCTGACACGTCCCTTTATGGAAAAGCTCGGCGTGCCGCTGGCGGAAATTCAGCTCACGTTTTCCCTGCTGATTATTCTGCAAACCTTCTTTTCCCCGTTCCAGGGAAGGTTGATTGATAAATTTGGCCCGCGCCGTTTGATTGCCATCGGCACCGTGCTGAGCGGCGTGAGCTGGATGCTGACCGCGACCATCAGCAGCCTGACGGAACTCTACCTTTATTACGGCGTGCTGGGCGGCCTCGGCACCGGGATTGTCTATATCGGCGTGGTTGGCCTGATGGTGCGCTGGTTCCCGGAAAAACGCGGGTTTGCCACAGGGATGGTGGCGGCAGGCTACGGCATGGGCGCGATCCTCACTACTTTCCCGGTGACTCAATCGCTGGCGGCCAAAGGGCTGGAGAACACGCTGTGGCAATTTGGTTTGGTAATGGCGGTGGTCGGTTTTCTCGCCAGCCAGGGTCTGCGCGCGCCGCAGCGCGTGAGCACGCAGGAGATCAACAGCAACCTGACGATGAGCGATAAAAGCTTCACCTCCAAAGAGATGCTGCGTAAACCGCTGTTCTGGCTGATGTTTGTGATGATGACCATGATGTCCACGTCCGGCCTGATGGTGACCTCGCAAATGGCGATTTTCGCCGAAGATTTCGGTATTACGGCGGTAACAGTGATGGGCATGGCGGCGTTACCGCTGGCGATGACCATCGACCGCTTTATGAATGGCTTAACGCGCCCGGTGTGCGGTTATATTTCCGACCGCATTGGCCGCGAGAATATGATGTTTGTCGCCTTCGGTCTGGAAGGTTGTGCGATGGCACTGTGGCTGCTGTGCAAAGATGATCCGCTGCTGTTTGTGCTGCTTTCCGGGGTGGTTTTCTTCGGCTGGGGCGAGATCTTCTCGTTGTTCCCGGCGACGCTGACCGATACCTTCGGCACACAGCACGCGACCTCGAATTACGGCTGGCTTTATATCTCGCAGGGAATTGGTTCGATCTTCGGCGGCCCGCTGGCGGCGCTGATGTATCAGCAAACCGGTAGCTGGAACCTGGTGTTTGGCTGCGCCATTACGCTGGATATTCTCTGTGCGCTGCTGGCGTTCTTTGTGCTGAAACCGTGGCGCCAGCGGTTTTTGCAGCGTGTGCGGGCATAA
- a CDS encoding putative transporter: MSDIALTVSVLALVAVVGLWIGNVKIRGVGFGIGGVLFGGIIVGHFVFQLGIPLSSPMLLFVQEFGLILFVYTIGIQVGPGFFASLRVSGLRLNLFAILIVLIGGLVTVILHKLFAIPLPVVLGIFSGAVTNTPALGAGQQILRDLGISGSQLDLMGTSYAMAYPFGICGILLTMWLLRVLFRVNVDEEARKHDATLSSGVSHIRTINIRVENPNLDKMAIQDVPILNSDKIICSRLKRADMLMVPSPETLIQAGDLLHLVGLPKDLHNAQLVIGQEVDTSLSTRGTDLRVERVVVTNEKVLGKKIRDLHFKERYDVVISRLNRAGVELVASSDASLQFGDILNLVGRPTAIEAVANEVGNAQQKLQQVQMLPVFIGIGLGVLLGSVPLFIPGFPVALKLGLAGGPLIMALILGRIGTIGKLYWFMPPSANLALRELGIVLFLAVVGLKSGGDFIATLTQGDGVKWMCFGIFITAIPLLSVGILARTLGKMNYLTLCGMLAGSMTDPPALAFANGLHATSGAAALSYATVYPLVMFLRIMTPQLLAVLLWGMG; encoded by the coding sequence ATGAGTGATATTGCGTTAACCGTGAGCGTGCTGGCGCTGGTTGCCGTGGTAGGGCTGTGGATCGGCAACGTAAAAATACGCGGCGTCGGGTTTGGCATCGGCGGGGTGCTGTTCGGCGGCATTATCGTCGGGCACTTCGTCTTCCAACTGGGCATCCCGTTAAGCAGCCCGATGCTGCTGTTTGTGCAGGAGTTCGGCCTGATCCTCTTCGTTTACACCATCGGCATTCAGGTCGGGCCGGGTTTTTTCGCCTCGCTGCGCGTCTCTGGCCTGCGTCTTAATCTGTTCGCGATTTTAATTGTGCTGATCGGCGGGCTGGTGACGGTGATTTTGCACAAGCTGTTCGCCATTCCGCTGCCGGTGGTGCTGGGGATTTTTTCCGGCGCGGTGACCAATACGCCCGCGCTGGGCGCCGGGCAGCAAATCCTGCGTGATTTGGGGATTTCCGGTTCGCAACTTGACTTGATGGGCACAAGCTACGCGATGGCTTACCCGTTTGGTATTTGCGGGATTTTGCTGACCATGTGGCTGTTACGCGTGCTGTTTCGCGTCAATGTCGACGAAGAAGCCCGCAAACATGACGCCACGCTCAGCAGCGGCGTCTCGCATATTCGTACCATCAATATTCGCGTCGAAAACCCGAATCTCGACAAGATGGCGATTCAGGATGTGCCGATCCTCAATAGCGACAAAATCATCTGCTCGCGCCTGAAACGCGCGGATATGCTGATGGTGCCCTCGCCGGAAACGCTGATTCAGGCCGGAGATTTGTTGCATCTGGTCGGTTTGCCTAAGGATTTGCATAACGCCCAACTGGTGATCGGCCAGGAAGTGGATACGTCACTGTCGACGCGCGGCACGGATTTGCGCGTTGAGCGCGTGGTGGTGACCAACGAAAAAGTGCTCGGCAAAAAAATCCGCGATCTGCATTTCAAAGAGCGCTACGACGTGGTGATTTCTCGCCTCAATCGCGCCGGGGTTGAACTGGTCGCCAGCTCAGATGCCAGCCTGCAGTTCGGTGACATCCTCAATTTGGTTGGGCGCCCAACGGCGATTGAAGCCGTCGCCAATGAAGTGGGCAACGCGCAGCAAAAATTGCAGCAAGTGCAGATGCTGCCGGTGTTTATTGGCATCGGGCTTGGCGTGCTGCTCGGCTCCGTTCCGCTGTTTATCCCCGGTTTTCCGGTGGCGCTGAAATTAGGCTTGGCGGGCGGGCCGCTGATCATGGCGCTGATCCTCGGGCGTATCGGCACCATCGGTAAGCTGTACTGGTTTATGCCGCCGAGCGCCAACCTGGCGCTGCGCGAATTAGGCATTGTGCTGTTTCTGGCGGTAGTCGGGCTGAAATCCGGCGGGGATTTTATCGCCACGCTGACGCAAGGCGACGGCGTGAAGTGGATGTGTTTCGGCATTTTTATTACCGCGATTCCGCTGCTTTCCGTCGGCATCCTGGCGCGAACGCTCGGGAAAATGAACTATTTAACGCTGTGCGGCATGCTGGCGGGTTCGATGACCGATCCGCCCGCGCTGGCTTTCGCTAACGGTTTGCACGCCACCAGCGGCGCCGCTGCGCTTTCCTATGCCACGGTTTACCCGCTGGTGATGTTTCTGCGCATTATGACGCCGCAACTGCTGGCCGTGCTGCTGTGGGGAATGGGGTGA